The Methylobacterium sp. PvR107 genome contains a region encoding:
- a CDS encoding transposase, whose protein sequence is MRRSLHTDEEIAFLLDEAARGIPIAEICASARISLGTFYRWRRRLGGLKPAGVARLDQVERENAGLRAEVLRLRAALLVQPVRGAPATTEHTSLRQTPHHRGAYACVGRFAFGRSAN, encoded by the coding sequence ATGCGTCGATCCCTGCACACCGATGAGGAGATCGCCTTCCTGCTCGACGAGGCCGCGCGTGGCATCCCCATCGCCGAGATCTGCGCGAGCGCCCGGATCTCGCTCGGCACCTTCTACCGCTGGCGAAGACGCCTCGGCGGCCTGAAGCCAGCGGGAGTGGCCCGGCTCGATCAGGTCGAGCGGGAGAATGCCGGCCTCCGGGCGGAGGTGCTGCGGCTTCGGGCGGCCCTGCTCGTCCAGCCGGTGCGCGGGGCACCGGCCACGACGGAGCACACGAGCCTGCGCCAGACGCCGCACCATCGCGGCGCCTACGCCTGTGTCGGCCGGTTCGCCTTCGGGCGCAGCGCGAACTGA
- a CDS encoding XRE family transcriptional regulator: MRSGSSNRTAGEASEPAREPVLSQDPHAVREPRENNLERAIGHEVRERRKRLGLTSADLAAATGLSPGMLSKIENGNISPSLTTLQLLAQALGMPITGFFRRYEEVRNAVFVKAGEGVELERRGTRAGHQYNLLGHIHENTSGVTVEPYLITLTTDSDVFPTFQHAGLEFLYMLEGEVLYRHGDRHFHMQPGDSLFFDADAPHGPAELLVLPARYLSVIAYPQSGGAD; this comes from the coding sequence ATGCGGTCAGGCTCGTCGAACCGGACGGCGGGGGAGGCGTCGGAGCCGGCGCGCGAGCCGGTCCTGTCGCAGGATCCGCACGCCGTCCGCGAGCCGCGCGAGAACAACCTCGAACGGGCGATCGGCCACGAAGTGCGCGAGCGCCGGAAACGCCTCGGCCTCACCTCCGCCGACCTCGCCGCAGCCACCGGCCTGTCGCCCGGCATGCTGTCGAAGATCGAGAACGGCAACATCTCGCCGTCCCTGACGACGCTGCAGCTGCTCGCCCAGGCGCTCGGCATGCCGATCACCGGCTTCTTCCGGCGCTACGAGGAGGTTCGCAACGCCGTCTTCGTCAAGGCCGGCGAAGGCGTCGAGCTGGAGCGGCGCGGCACCCGCGCCGGGCACCAGTACAACCTGCTCGGCCACATCCACGAGAACACCAGCGGGGTCACGGTCGAGCCGTACCTGATCACGCTCACGACCGATTCGGACGTGTTCCCGACCTTCCAGCACGCGGGCCTGGAATTCCTCTACATGCTGGAGGGCGAGGTGCTGTACCGGCACGGGGACCGGCACTTCCACATGCAGCCGGGCGACAGCCTGTTCTTCGACGCCGACGCCCCGCACGGGCCGGCGGAGCTCTTGGTGCTGCCGGCCCGCTACCTCTCGGTGATCGCCTACCCGCAATCCGGGGGGGCGGACTGA
- a CDS encoding glutamine amidotransferase family protein, producing MCGIVGLFLKDPALEPRLGALLADMLVTMTDRGPDSAGLAIYGPPTPGRSKITVQSAQALADFPALEQRLAEASGGSARVAVKSSHAVITVASDRLDATRDALKGLSPDLRVMGAGESVEIYKEVGLPRDVVARFGIARMSGTHGIGHTRMATESAVTTMGAHPFSTGADQCLVHNGSLSNHNNLRRSLARDGMAFETQNDSEVAAAYLTTAMARGRDLGAALAGALEDLDGFFTFVVGTKSGFGVLRDPIACKPAIMAETERYVAFGSEYRALVGLPGIETARIWEPEPATVYFWDQRQAA from the coding sequence ATGTGCGGCATCGTCGGATTGTTCCTGAAGGACCCCGCCCTGGAGCCGCGGCTCGGCGCCCTGCTCGCCGACATGCTCGTCACCATGACGGATCGCGGTCCGGATTCGGCGGGCCTCGCGATCTACGGGCCGCCGACCCCCGGCCGCTCGAAGATCACCGTGCAGTCGGCTCAGGCCCTGGCGGATTTCCCCGCCCTGGAGCAGCGCCTCGCGGAGGCCTCCGGCGGCTCGGCGCGGGTGGCGGTGAAGAGTTCGCACGCGGTGATCACCGTCGCGTCCGACCGCCTCGACGCGACGCGAGACGCCCTCAAGGGCCTCTCGCCAGACCTGCGCGTGATGGGCGCGGGCGAGAGCGTCGAGATCTACAAGGAGGTCGGCCTGCCGAGGGACGTGGTGGCGCGCTTCGGCATCGCCCGGATGTCCGGCACCCACGGCATCGGCCACACCCGGATGGCGACGGAATCGGCCGTGACCACGATGGGCGCGCACCCGTTCTCGACGGGGGCCGACCAGTGCCTCGTCCATAACGGCTCGCTGTCGAACCACAACAACCTGCGCCGGAGCCTCGCCCGCGACGGCATGGCTTTCGAGACCCAGAACGATTCCGAGGTCGCGGCCGCCTATCTCACGACCGCGATGGCGCGGGGCCGGGATCTCGGCGCGGCGCTCGCGGGGGCGCTGGAGGATCTCGACGGGTTCTTCACCTTCGTGGTCGGCACCAAGTCCGGCTTCGGCGTCCTGCGCGACCCGATCGCCTGCAAACCCGCGATCATGGCCGAGACCGAGCGCTACGTCGCCTTCGGCTCGGAATACCGGGCGCTCGTCGGCCTGCCGGGGATCGAGACCGCCCGAATCTGGGAGCCCGAGCCGGCGACCGTCTACTTCTGGGATCAGCGGCAGGCCGCCTGA
- a CDS encoding GXGXG domain-containing protein — protein sequence MPVFDLAATPLRALNQALHGVAAGANDTAFEVLNPRGQHAVAVGIDGPVSVTVRGSVGYYCAGMNDGGTVTVQGSAGPGVAENMMSGTVVIEGDASQYAGATGRGGLLVIKGNAASRCGISMKGIDIVVHGSIGHMSAFMGQSGSLVVLGDAGEALGDSLYEAKLFVRGSVKSLGADCIEKPMRPEHRAYLAALLDRAGVTDVRPEAFRRYGSARQLYSFNIDNAY from the coding sequence ATGCCCGTCTTCGATCTGGCGGCGACGCCCCTGCGCGCCCTGAACCAGGCCCTTCACGGCGTCGCCGCCGGCGCCAACGACACCGCTTTCGAGGTGCTGAACCCGCGGGGCCAGCACGCGGTGGCGGTCGGGATCGACGGGCCCGTCTCCGTCACCGTGCGCGGCTCGGTGGGCTATTACTGCGCCGGCATGAACGACGGCGGCACCGTCACGGTGCAGGGCTCGGCGGGTCCCGGCGTCGCCGAGAACATGATGTCCGGCACGGTCGTGATCGAGGGCGACGCCTCGCAATATGCCGGAGCGACCGGGCGCGGCGGCCTCCTCGTCATCAAGGGCAACGCGGCCTCGCGCTGCGGCATCTCCATGAAGGGCATCGACATCGTCGTGCACGGCTCGATCGGGCACATGTCGGCCTTCATGGGGCAGTCCGGATCCCTCGTGGTCCTGGGCGATGCCGGCGAGGCTTTGGGCGACTCGCTCTACGAGGCGAAGCTGTTCGTCCGCGGCAGCGTGAAGAGCCTCGGGGCCGACTGCATCGAGAAGCCGATGCGCCCCGAGCACCGCGCGTACCTCGCGGCCCTGCTCGACCGGGCCGGGGTCACGGACGTCCGGCCCGAGGCGTTCCGGCGCTACGGCTCGGCGCGCCAGCTCTACAGCTTCAACATCGACAACGCCTACTGA
- a CDS encoding FMN-binding glutamate synthase family protein, which yields MTYQNPPMPPRKSATFDDHTMAEIRRAAATGIYDIRGGGTKRKLPHLDDLLFLGASMSRYPLEGYRETCGTGVTLGTRFAKKPIALKIPITIAGMSFGSLSANAKEALGHGASLAGTSTTTGDGGMTDEERGHSEILVYQYLPSRYGMNPRDLRRADAIEVVVGQGAKPGGGGMLLGQKISDRVAAMRDLPQGIDQRSACRHPDWTGPDDLEIKIGELREITDWEKPIYVKVGGARPYYDTALAAKAGADVVVLDGMQGGTAATQDVFIEHVGQPTLACIRPAAQALQDLGLHRSVQLVISGGIRSGADVAKAIALGADAVSIGTAALVAIGDNDPAYEEEYRKLGSTAGAYDDWHEGRDPAGITTQDPELAARLDPVRAGRKLANYLKVMTLEAQTIARACGHNHLHNLEPEDLVALTLEAAAMARVPLAGTDWYPGKAGF from the coding sequence ATGACCTACCAGAACCCGCCGATGCCGCCGCGCAAGTCGGCGACCTTCGACGACCACACGATGGCGGAGATCCGCCGGGCCGCGGCCACCGGGATATACGACATCCGCGGCGGCGGCACGAAGCGCAAGCTCCCGCATCTCGACGACCTGCTGTTCCTCGGCGCCTCGATGTCGCGCTATCCCCTGGAGGGCTACCGGGAGACCTGCGGGACCGGCGTCACCCTCGGCACGCGCTTTGCGAAGAAGCCGATCGCGTTGAAGATCCCGATCACCATCGCCGGCATGAGCTTCGGTTCCCTGTCCGCCAACGCCAAGGAGGCACTCGGCCACGGCGCGAGCCTGGCCGGCACCTCCACCACGACCGGCGACGGCGGCATGACCGACGAGGAGCGCGGCCATTCCGAGATCCTCGTCTACCAGTACCTGCCCTCCCGCTACGGCATGAACCCGCGCGACCTCCGGCGCGCCGACGCCATCGAGGTGGTGGTCGGCCAGGGCGCGAAGCCCGGCGGCGGCGGCATGCTGCTCGGCCAGAAGATCTCCGACCGGGTCGCCGCCATGCGCGACCTGCCCCAGGGCATCGACCAGCGCTCCGCCTGCCGGCACCCGGACTGGACCGGCCCGGACGACCTCGAGATCAAGATCGGCGAATTGCGCGAGATCACCGACTGGGAGAAGCCGATCTACGTGAAGGTCGGCGGCGCGCGGCCCTATTACGACACCGCGCTGGCCGCGAAGGCCGGGGCCGACGTCGTCGTCCTCGACGGCATGCAGGGCGGCACGGCGGCGACCCAGGACGTGTTCATCGAGCATGTCGGCCAGCCGACGCTGGCCTGTATCCGCCCCGCCGCGCAGGCGCTGCAGGATCTCGGCCTGCACCGGAGCGTGCAACTCGTGATCTCCGGCGGCATCCGCTCGGGCGCCGACGTCGCCAAGGCCATCGCGCTGGGGGCCGACGCGGTCTCGATCGGCACCGCGGCGCTCGTCGCCATCGGCGACAACGACCCGGCCTACGAGGAGGAGTACCGCAAGCTCGGCTCCACCGCGGGCGCCTACGACGACTGGCACGAGGGCCGCGACCCCGCGGGCATCACCACGCAGGATCCCGAACTGGCGGCCCGCCTCGACCCGGTGCGCGCCGGCCGGAAGCTCGCCAATTACCTGAAGGTCATGACCCTGGAGGCGCAGACGATCGCCCGCGCCTGCGGCCACAACCACCTGCACAATCTGGAGCCCGAGGATCTCGTGGCGCTGACGCTCGAGGCCGCCGCCATGGCCCGCGTGCCGCTGGCCGGCACCGACTGGTACCCGGGCAAAGCCGGCTTCTAG
- the glnT gene encoding type III glutamate--ammonia ligase — protein sequence MTTDLSAYAAEHGVRYFMISYTDLFGCQRAKLVPAQAIGAMQRDGAGFAGFATWLDLTPAHPDLFAMPDAASVIRLPWKPDVAWVAADCTMADAPVDQAPRVVLKQLVARAAAEGLRVRTGVEAEFFLLSPDGAAISDHHDRAEKSCYDQQALMRRYDVIAEICDHMLALGWKPYQNDHEDANGQFEMNWEYDDALATADKHAFFKFMVRSVAERHGLRATFMPKPFPGLTGNGCHCHVSVWNMAGTENAFADPEMPFGLSTRGRHFLGGIMRHAPALAAITNPTVNSYKRINAPRTISGATWAPNAVTWTGNNRTHMVRVPGPGRFELRLPDGAANPYLLQAAILAAGLDGLAQAADPGPHSDVDMYRDGHTVSGAPRLPLNLLDALRAFEADEALRANLGGAFSSAYLKLKQGEWDSYCAHFTAWERETTLDV from the coding sequence GTGACGACCGACCTTTCCGCCTACGCCGCCGAGCACGGCGTGCGGTACTTCATGATCTCCTACACGGACCTGTTCGGCTGCCAGCGCGCCAAGCTGGTGCCCGCGCAGGCGATTGGCGCCATGCAGCGCGACGGTGCGGGTTTCGCGGGCTTCGCCACCTGGCTCGACCTCACGCCGGCCCATCCCGACCTGTTCGCGATGCCGGACGCCGCCTCGGTGATCCGCCTGCCCTGGAAGCCGGACGTCGCCTGGGTGGCGGCCGACTGCACCATGGCGGACGCCCCCGTCGACCAGGCGCCCCGGGTGGTGCTGAAGCAGCTCGTGGCGCGGGCCGCCGCCGAGGGCTTGCGGGTCAGGACCGGCGTCGAGGCCGAGTTCTTCCTGCTGAGCCCGGACGGGGCGGCGATCTCCGACCACCACGACCGGGCGGAGAAGTCCTGCTACGACCAGCAGGCGCTGATGCGCCGCTACGACGTGATCGCCGAGATCTGCGACCACATGCTGGCGCTCGGCTGGAAGCCCTACCAGAACGACCACGAGGACGCGAACGGCCAGTTCGAGATGAACTGGGAATACGACGACGCGCTGGCCACCGCCGACAAGCACGCCTTCTTCAAGTTCATGGTCCGCTCGGTCGCCGAACGGCACGGCCTGCGGGCGACCTTCATGCCAAAGCCGTTCCCCGGCCTCACCGGCAACGGCTGCCACTGCCACGTCTCGGTGTGGAACATGGCCGGCACCGAGAACGCCTTCGCGGATCCCGAGATGCCGTTCGGCCTCTCGACCCGGGGCCGGCACTTCCTCGGCGGGATCATGCGGCACGCGCCGGCGCTCGCCGCGATCACCAACCCGACGGTCAATTCCTACAAGCGCATCAACGCGCCCCGCACGATCTCGGGGGCGACCTGGGCGCCGAACGCCGTCACCTGGACCGGCAACAACCGCACCCACATGGTCCGGGTGCCCGGGCCGGGCCGGTTCGAGCTGCGCCTGCCCGACGGCGCGGCCAACCCCTACCTGCTCCAGGCGGCGATCCTGGCCGCAGGCCTCGACGGGCTGGCGCAGGCGGCCGATCCCGGGCCGCACAGCGACGTCGACATGTACCGGGACGGCCACACGGTTTCCGGCGCCCCGCGCCTGCCGCTCAACCTGCTCGACGCCCTGCGGGCCTTCGAGGCCGACGAGGCCCTGCGGGCGAATCTGGGCGGCGCCTTCTCGTCCGCCTATCTCAAGCTGAAGCAGGGCGAGTGGGACAGCTACTGCGCCCATTTCACCGCCTGGGAGCGCGAGACCACGCTCGACGTGTGA
- a CDS encoding amino acid ABC transporter ATP-binding protein yields MPAPAASRPSPAWTPDQPIVRLVDVHKSFGTFEVLKGISFDVRKGEVVCIIGPSGSGKSTLIRCVNALVPVTAGSIAVEGIDVTDPRLDKLALRRKVGMVFQQYNLFPHKTALQNVMMAPIHVLGQDRREVEARARALLAKVRLAGKEDAYPGELSGGQQQRVAIARSLAMRPDVMLFDEVTAALDPETVKEVLVTIRELAEEGMTCMLVTHEMNFARDVADHIYFTDRGVIVEHGPPATFFASAQDPRTRRFLSQVL; encoded by the coding sequence ATGCCCGCACCCGCTGCCAGCAGACCGTCCCCGGCTTGGACGCCCGATCAGCCGATCGTCCGCCTCGTCGACGTGCACAAATCCTTCGGGACCTTCGAGGTGCTGAAGGGGATCAGCTTCGACGTGCGCAAGGGCGAGGTGGTCTGCATCATCGGCCCGTCGGGCTCGGGCAAGTCGACGCTGATCCGCTGCGTCAACGCGCTGGTGCCGGTCACGGCGGGCTCGATCGCGGTCGAGGGGATCGACGTCACCGATCCGCGGCTCGACAAGCTGGCGCTGCGCCGCAAGGTCGGGATGGTGTTCCAGCAGTACAACCTCTTCCCGCACAAGACCGCGCTGCAGAACGTGATGATGGCCCCCATCCACGTCCTCGGGCAGGACCGGCGCGAGGTCGAGGCCCGCGCCCGGGCGCTCCTCGCCAAGGTCCGGCTGGCCGGCAAGGAGGACGCCTATCCGGGCGAGCTGTCGGGCGGCCAGCAGCAGCGCGTGGCCATCGCCCGCTCGCTGGCGATGCGGCCCGACGTGATGCTGTTCGACGAGGTCACCGCCGCCCTGGACCCGGAGACGGTCAAGGAGGTGCTGGTCACGATCCGGGAGCTCGCCGAGGAGGGCATGACCTGCATGCTCGTCACCCACGAGATGAATTTCGCCCGGGACGTCGCCGACCACATCTACTTCACCGACCGCGGCGTGATCGTCGAGCACGGGCCGCCCGCGACCTTCTTCGCCTCGGCCCAGGATCCGCGCACGCGCCGCTTCCTCTCGCAGGTGCTCTGA
- a CDS encoding amino acid ABC transporter permease, whose amino-acid sequence MSALDPNRPGDLPVLLPFALADHRPPARLRPAHLWLLTGLALVAVPAWAQGGAAALSPLEVVIKWAPLLLTGFAFNVAISLMAMAIGTAAGIGLGLAMLAEGRVLSRLAWCATQVFRNVPWLVLLFFVMFLVPFQVTVLGIRVPLPDWIKATFGFSLPVMANVAEIVRGAVRSVPNTQWEAAESLAFSRRQTMWRIILPQCAKRMLPPWMNVYSLIAMATVQASIVGVTEMLTLTAQVHAAEGGRPELFAPLYGFALLCFFLYCYPIDRLTARLERRFETR is encoded by the coding sequence ATGAGCGCCCTGGACCCGAACCGCCCGGGCGACCTGCCGGTCCTGCTGCCGTTCGCGCTCGCCGATCACCGTCCGCCGGCGCGGCTGCGGCCGGCCCATCTCTGGCTGCTCACCGGCCTCGCCCTCGTGGCGGTGCCGGCCTGGGCGCAGGGCGGGGCCGCCGCGCTGTCGCCTCTGGAGGTCGTGATCAAGTGGGCGCCCCTGCTGCTCACGGGCTTCGCCTTCAACGTCGCGATCTCGCTGATGGCGATGGCGATCGGCACCGCCGCGGGGATCGGGCTTGGCCTCGCCATGCTGGCCGAGGGGCGCGTCCTTTCGCGCCTCGCGTGGTGCGCCACGCAGGTCTTCCGCAACGTGCCCTGGCTGGTTCTGCTGTTCTTCGTGATGTTCCTGGTGCCGTTCCAGGTCACCGTGTTGGGGATCCGGGTGCCGCTGCCCGACTGGATCAAGGCGACCTTCGGCTTCAGCCTGCCGGTGATGGCCAACGTCGCCGAGATCGTCCGCGGCGCGGTGCGCTCGGTGCCGAACACCCAGTGGGAGGCGGCCGAGTCCCTGGCCTTCAGCCGGCGGCAGACGATGTGGCGCATCATCCTGCCCCAGTGCGCGAAGCGGATGCTGCCGCCCTGGATGAACGTCTATTCGCTGATCGCCATGGCGACCGTGCAGGCCTCGATCGTCGGGGTCACCGAGATGCTGACGCTGACCGCGCAGGTGCATGCGGCCGAGGGTGGCCGCCCCGAGCTGTTCGCCCCGCTCTACGGCTTCGCCCTGCTCTGCTTCTTCCTCTACTGCTACCCGATCGACCGGCTGACCGCCCGCCTGGAACGCCGCTTCGAGACCCGTTGA
- a CDS encoding amino acid ABC transporter permease has translation MIATIQAWFQQLYETTGFNFTVFYDPYDWDRYVAGLRMTLLLGITTILASLVIGAVGALLQSGPSRLLRGLVNGFVVLFRNTPPLVQIFFFYFGLGTLLPDLRSADGLRAPILSNVQWAIVSLSLFAGAFNVEIFRSGIEAVPKTTIEAAEALGYTRFKAYRHVVLPLALRVCLPALNNNLINLLKTTTLAYAIAVPETLYAVKQIWSESQNVLEMMLVLLATYAVLVGLLVWVMHRWERALRIPGYGR, from the coding sequence ATGATCGCCACGATCCAGGCGTGGTTCCAGCAGCTCTACGAAACCACGGGCTTCAACTTCACGGTCTTCTACGACCCCTACGACTGGGACCGCTACGTCGCCGGCCTGCGGATGACGCTGCTGCTCGGGATCACCACGATCCTGGCGAGCCTCGTGATCGGCGCGGTCGGCGCGCTCCTGCAGAGCGGGCCGTCGCGCCTGCTGCGCGGGCTGGTCAACGGCTTCGTCGTGCTGTTCCGCAACACGCCGCCCCTGGTGCAGATCTTCTTCTTCTATTTCGGGCTCGGCACGCTCCTGCCGGACCTGCGCTCGGCGGACGGCCTGCGCGCGCCGATCCTCAGCAACGTGCAATGGGCGATCGTCTCGCTGTCGCTGTTCGCCGGCGCCTTCAACGTCGAGATCTTCCGCTCCGGCATCGAGGCCGTTCCGAAGACCACGATCGAGGCCGCCGAGGCCCTGGGCTACACCCGGTTCAAGGCCTACCGCCACGTCGTCCTGCCGCTGGCTCTGCGCGTCTGCCTGCCGGCCCTGAACAACAACCTGATCAACCTCCTGAAGACCACGACGCTCGCCTACGCCATCGCGGTCCCCGAGACGCTCTACGCGGTCAAGCAGATCTGGTCCGAGTCGCAGAACGTCCTCGAGATGATGCTGGTCCTGCTCGCGACCTACGCGGTCCTCGTCGGCCTGCTCGTCTGGGTCATGCACCGCTGGGAGCGGGCCCTGCGCATCCCGGGCTACGGCCGATGA
- a CDS encoding transporter substrate-binding domain-containing protein: protein MRHTIRTFLTTGALALAALSSVALPGRAGAADGVEAIKKRGTLIVGVKADYRPFGFRDPSGTIIGLEPDLAADLAKRLGVKLELVPVVSANRIEFLQQGKVDLLIATLSDKPERRRVVQAIDPQYYSDFVNVLLPKSSGITDWAQLKGKPLCATSGAWYNKDVARTYGAEIIAFDGSEKPLFALKQGNCLGYVYDQSMLQGKLLDDDWKANYAMPLKGILDAPWMMAVAQGNTTLQTMVEDATKDWMKTGLIVDEEKKWGIEPTAYSKAMHEKYKNATN from the coding sequence ATGCGACACACGATCCGAACCTTCCTGACGACCGGAGCGCTGGCTCTCGCGGCGCTCTCGTCCGTCGCGCTGCCCGGCCGGGCCGGGGCCGCCGACGGTGTCGAGGCGATCAAGAAGCGCGGGACGCTGATCGTCGGGGTCAAGGCGGATTACCGGCCGTTCGGCTTCCGCGATCCGAGCGGCACGATCATCGGGCTCGAGCCCGACCTCGCCGCCGACCTCGCCAAGCGGCTCGGCGTGAAGCTCGAACTGGTGCCGGTGGTCTCGGCCAACCGGATCGAGTTCCTGCAGCAGGGCAAGGTCGATCTGCTGATCGCCACGCTCTCGGACAAGCCGGAGCGCCGCCGCGTCGTGCAGGCGATCGACCCGCAATACTATTCCGACTTCGTGAACGTGCTGCTGCCCAAGAGTTCCGGCATCACCGACTGGGCGCAGCTGAAGGGCAAGCCGCTCTGCGCGACCTCGGGGGCGTGGTACAACAAGGACGTGGCGCGTACCTACGGGGCGGAGATCATCGCCTTCGACGGCTCGGAGAAGCCGCTCTTCGCGCTCAAGCAGGGCAACTGCCTCGGCTACGTCTACGACCAGAGCATGCTGCAGGGTAAGCTGCTCGACGACGACTGGAAGGCCAATTACGCGATGCCGCTCAAGGGTATCCTCGACGCGCCGTGGATGATGGCGGTGGCGCAGGGCAACACCACGCTCCAGACCATGGTCGAGGACGCCACCAAGGACTGGATGAAGACCGGCCTCATCGTCGACGAGGAGAAGAAGTGGGGCATCGAGCCGACCGCTTACTCGAAGGCGATGCACGAGAAGTACAAGAACGCGACCAACTGA
- the solA gene encoding N-methyl-L-tryptophan oxidase: MTRRVDVAVLGLGAMGSAVLYQLAKSGAAVVGIDRFAPPHAFGSSHGETRITRQAVGEGRDYVPFVTASHRIWRALEAETGETLLNACGALVMAPGHGTSSHHGKPDFVGRSISAAQGAGIAHEVLDGAEVARRFPQFLNLAGDEKAYYEPGGGYVFPERCLAAQLGCAAALGAEIRTGCTVRALSQDGAGIRIETGDGAILADRAVVAAGAWTAPLLGRPFDRLLTVRRQLLHWYALADDSAYGPQAPVFIWMYGTTDTEYLYGFPPLPGEGAIKVATEQYSTATTADGVDRRVDPSESAEMYRLRVADRLAGTTPEVVRAAACVYTVTPDRGFIIDRHPGMDRVLVVSACSGHGFKHSAGIGEAVAAELAGGPGRVDLAPFTLTRFG, translated from the coding sequence ATGACCCGCCGGGTCGACGTCGCGGTCCTCGGGCTCGGCGCGATGGGCAGCGCCGTCCTGTATCAGCTGGCCAAAAGCGGGGCTGCGGTCGTCGGAATCGACCGCTTCGCCCCGCCGCACGCGTTCGGATCGAGCCACGGCGAGACACGCATCACCCGTCAGGCCGTCGGCGAGGGGCGCGACTACGTCCCGTTCGTCACCGCCTCGCACCGCATCTGGCGCGCGCTGGAGGCGGAGACGGGGGAGACACTGCTGAACGCCTGCGGCGCCCTCGTCATGGCGCCCGGTCACGGAACCTCGTCCCATCACGGCAAGCCGGATTTCGTCGGCCGCTCGATCAGCGCGGCGCAGGGAGCCGGGATCGCCCACGAGGTGCTCGACGGCGCCGAAGTCGCCCGCCGCTTCCCGCAATTCCTCAACCTCGCGGGCGACGAGAAGGCCTATTACGAGCCGGGCGGCGGCTACGTGTTTCCGGAGCGCTGCCTCGCCGCGCAGCTCGGCTGCGCGGCAGCATTAGGTGCCGAGATCCGGACCGGCTGCACGGTGCGGGCGCTCAGCCAAGACGGGGCCGGGATCCGCATCGAGACCGGGGATGGCGCGATCCTGGCCGACCGCGCCGTGGTTGCCGCCGGCGCCTGGACGGCGCCGCTGCTCGGTCGCCCGTTCGACCGGCTGCTCACCGTCCGGCGCCAGCTGCTGCACTGGTACGCCCTGGCGGACGACTCGGCCTATGGGCCGCAAGCGCCGGTCTTCATCTGGATGTACGGGACCACCGACACCGAGTACCTCTACGGCTTCCCGCCGCTGCCGGGGGAGGGCGCCATCAAGGTCGCGACCGAGCAGTACAGCACCGCCACCACGGCCGACGGGGTGGACCGCCGCGTCGATCCGTCGGAATCCGCCGAGATGTACCGGCTGCGCGTCGCGGACCGGCTGGCCGGCACCACCCCGGAGGTCGTCCGGGCGGCGGCCTGCGTCTACACGGTGACCCCCGACCGCGGCTTCATCATCGACCGGCATCCCGGGATGGACCGGGTCCTCGTGGTCTCCGCCTGCTCGGGGCACGGCTTCAAGCACTCGGCCGGAATCGGCGAGGCCGTCGCCGCGGAACTGGCCGGCGGGCCCGGGCGGGTCGATCTCGCCCCCTTCACCCTCACACGCTTCGGTTGA